Proteins encoded by one window of Lathyrus oleraceus cultivar Zhongwan6 chromosome 1, CAAS_Psat_ZW6_1.0, whole genome shotgun sequence:
- the LOC127138134 gene encoding uncharacterized protein LOC127138134 isoform X1 — MGIGSSSTPTLITELAPPEAKVTGILTYPIKSCRGISLPHAPLTPFGFRWDRQWVVVNSKGRARSQRVEPKLALVEVELPPQAFLQHWKPTTHSFMVVKAPGMEPLKVCLNKQQYEVVDDIGLWEWTGPAWDEGAEASQWFSDYLGSPCRLVRFNTGSEVRNVDPRYVEGQQRIFFSDGYPFLLASQESLDALNKLLEEPIPMNRFRPKYRFVHASRHLFILVEGCEPYAEDLWRDIKISRFSFQCVKLCARCKIPQVNQETAIYGTEPTETLMKVRSGHVLRPNQNNKNKIYFGQKTVWNWKDSSGKGDGNMLKLGDPVYIIKKYPSLAEAAA, encoded by the exons ATGGGTATAGGATCatcttcaacaccaacccttATAACAGAATTAGCACCACCTGAAGCTAAAGTTACAGGCATTTTGACCTATCCAATTAAGTCATGCCGTGGAATTTCGCTTCCTCATGCTCCTCTCACTCCTTTTG GATTTCGATGGGATCGACAGTGGGTGGTTGTGAACTCAAAAGGGAGAGCACGCTCTCAAAGAGTTGAACCAAAGCTTGCTTTGGTTGAGGTTGAACTTCCACCTCAGGCTTTTCTTCAACACTGGAAACCTACCACTCATTCCTTCATGG TGGTGAAAGCACCTGGAATGGAGCCTCTCAAAGTTTGTTTGAACAAACAGCAGTATGAAGTAGTAGATGATATTGGTTTGTGGGAATGGACTGGCCCTGCCTGGGATGAGGGAGCTGAAGCATCACAGTGGTTCTCGGATTACTTAGGAAGTCCTTGTAGACTGGTCCGCTTCAATACCG GTTCAGAAGTTAGAAATGTAGACCCTCGATATGTTGAGGGACAGCAACGGATCTTCTTCAGTGATGGTTATCCATTCTTACTCGCATCTCAG GAATCCTTGGATGCACTTAACAAGCTTCTGGAGGAACCGATACCTATGAATCGTTTCAGACCCAAGTATCGATTTGTTCATGCCTCTCGTCACCTGTT TATCCTTGTTGAAGGCTGTGAACCATATGCTGAAGACTTGTGGAGAGATATCAAGATAAGCAGGTTTTCATTTCAGTGTGTCAAGCTGTGTGCCCGTTGTAAG ATACCACAAGTCAATCAAGAGACAGCAATATATGGAACTGAACCAACGGAAACTCTCATGAAAGTTAGGTCTGGCCATGTCTTGCGACCAAATCAAAATAACAAAAACAAG ATCTACTTTGGCCAGAAAACAGTGTGGAACTGGAAGGATTCTTCTGGTAAAGGGGACGGAAACATGCTTAAATTGGGAGATCCTGTTTATATTATAAAAAAGTATCCTTCTCTAGCAGAAGCAGCAGCTTAA
- the LOC127138134 gene encoding uncharacterized protein LOC127138134 isoform X2, with protein MGIGSSSTPTLITELAPPEAKVTGILTYPIKSCRGISLPHAPLTPFGFRWDRQWVVVNSKGRARSQRVEPKLALVEVELPPQAFLQHWKPTTHSFMVVKAPGMEPLKVCLNKQQYEVVDDIGLWEWTGPAWDEGAEASQWFSDYLGSPCRLVRFNTGSEVRNVDPRYVEGQQRIFFSDGYPFLLASQESLDALNKLLEEPIPMNRFRPNILVEGCEPYAEDLWRDIKISRFSFQCVKLCARCKIPQVNQETAIYGTEPTETLMKVRSGHVLRPNQNNKNKIYFGQKTVWNWKDSSGKGDGNMLKLGDPVYIIKKYPSLAEAAA; from the exons ATGGGTATAGGATCatcttcaacaccaacccttATAACAGAATTAGCACCACCTGAAGCTAAAGTTACAGGCATTTTGACCTATCCAATTAAGTCATGCCGTGGAATTTCGCTTCCTCATGCTCCTCTCACTCCTTTTG GATTTCGATGGGATCGACAGTGGGTGGTTGTGAACTCAAAAGGGAGAGCACGCTCTCAAAGAGTTGAACCAAAGCTTGCTTTGGTTGAGGTTGAACTTCCACCTCAGGCTTTTCTTCAACACTGGAAACCTACCACTCATTCCTTCATGG TGGTGAAAGCACCTGGAATGGAGCCTCTCAAAGTTTGTTTGAACAAACAGCAGTATGAAGTAGTAGATGATATTGGTTTGTGGGAATGGACTGGCCCTGCCTGGGATGAGGGAGCTGAAGCATCACAGTGGTTCTCGGATTACTTAGGAAGTCCTTGTAGACTGGTCCGCTTCAATACCG GTTCAGAAGTTAGAAATGTAGACCCTCGATATGTTGAGGGACAGCAACGGATCTTCTTCAGTGATGGTTATCCATTCTTACTCGCATCTCAG GAATCCTTGGATGCACTTAACAAGCTTCTGGAGGAACCGATACCTATGAATCGTTTCAGACCCAA TATCCTTGTTGAAGGCTGTGAACCATATGCTGAAGACTTGTGGAGAGATATCAAGATAAGCAGGTTTTCATTTCAGTGTGTCAAGCTGTGTGCCCGTTGTAAG ATACCACAAGTCAATCAAGAGACAGCAATATATGGAACTGAACCAACGGAAACTCTCATGAAAGTTAGGTCTGGCCATGTCTTGCGACCAAATCAAAATAACAAAAACAAG ATCTACTTTGGCCAGAAAACAGTGTGGAACTGGAAGGATTCTTCTGGTAAAGGGGACGGAAACATGCTTAAATTGGGAGATCCTGTTTATATTATAAAAAAGTATCCTTCTCTAGCAGAAGCAGCAGCTTAA
- the LOC127138148 gene encoding uncharacterized protein LOC127138148 gives MGAATVTPSFATELASPEVKITGIFTYPIKSCRGISLPHAPLTPFGFRWDRQWVVVNSKGRACTQRVEPKLALVEVELPHEAFLEHWEPTIHSFMVLKAPGMKPLKVCLNKQYEVVDDITVWEWNGSAWDEGAEASQWFSDYLEKPSKLVRFNTASEVRNVDPDYVEGQQQTFFSDGYPFLLLSQESLDALNKLLEEPIPMNRFRPNILVEGCEPNAEDLWREIKISRFSFQGVKLCARCKVPTVNQETAIFGTEPTKTLMKVRSGHVLRPNENNKNKVYFGQLIVWNWKNSSAKGDGNVLKLGDPVYINKKFSSASEAAA, from the exons atgggCGCTGCAACAGTTACACCATCTTTTGCAACAGAATTAGCATCACCTGAAGTGAAAATTACTGGCATTTTCACCTATCCAATTAAATCATGCCGTGGAATTTCTCTTCCTCATGCTCCTCTCACTCCTTTTG GATTTCGATGGGATCGCCAGTGGGTGGTTGTGAATTCAAAAGGGAGGGCATGCACGCAAAGAGTTGAACCAAAGCTTGCTTTGGTTGAGGTTGAACTTCCACATGAAGCTTTTCTTGAACATTGGGAACCTACCATTCATTCCTTTATGG TGTTGAAAGCACCTGGAATGAAACCTCTCAAAGTTTGCTTGAACAAACAGTATGAAGTAGTAGATGATATTACCGTCTGGGAATGGAACGGCTCTGCATGGGATGAGGGAGCCGAAGCATCGCAGTGGTTCTCGGATTATTTAGAAAAACCTAGTAAACTGGTCCGCTTCAATACTG CTTCAGAAGTTAGGAATGTAGACCCTGATTATGTTGAGGGACAGCAGCAGACCTTCTTCAGTGATGGTTATCCATTCTTACTCTTATCTCAG GAATCCTTGGATGCACTAAACAAGCTTCTAGAGGAACCGATACCTATGAATCGTTTCAGACCAAA TATCCTTGTTGAAGGTTGTGAACCAAATGCTGAAGACTTGTGGAGAGAGATCAAGATAAGCAGGTTTTCATTTCAGGGTGTCAAGCTGTGTGCCCGTTGTAAG GTACCAACGGTTAATCAAGAGACAGCAATATTTGGCACTGAACCAACAAAAACTCTCATGAAAGTTAGGTCTGGCCATGTCTTGAGACCAAatgaaaataacaaaaacaag gTCTACTTTGGTCAACTTATAGTGTGGAACTGGAAGAATTCTTCTGCTAAAGGGGATGGAAACGTGCTTAAATTGGGAGATCCTGTTTACATCAATAAAAAATTCTCTTCTGCATCAGAAGCAGCTGCTTAA